A region of Lepus europaeus isolate LE1 chromosome 2, mLepTim1.pri, whole genome shotgun sequence DNA encodes the following proteins:
- the CSNKA2IP gene encoding casein kinase II subunit alpha'-interacting protein: MVPLAYYDQQSVPLDHSCQPTTDNSLTYEYTGEKLNQINNQPVAKTQSLSSHLAVPSLNSSKKVHECSILPSSRSQVMISQGFYNRAMKSPLPHPKYQPTPALDFHWRSPLRPTSRALNSHLSHPKPQTTPSPDFNKTPPSRELSQTVLRSQLPFPRFQSASSNLELCWTSPSLKSNQRVSSSSLSHLQNQESPSFNNVWTPSTLGPNQRAFSSTLLQSKSQKTSSLDGLWASLLEHNQRSLSSPALSVKSQTNEYLRTSPSLETNQITMSSLLPDSRLSKKPVVISDPNVLSLPLSHSKLRKPLSHSIHQSQSLPLFQSKSQKTVALDRNFRTFSSPFFHSKFQDTTLPNDKHGATDLPSPPLKPNVSGQLLPNSKYCIRNISSSTLSRRLQNKSSFDFCANTESNKEILWTLDCSQPCIVKGGTVPDDVVNKIVNSISKSKIQRDLCRQILFRRMRGRPNPRPGPRLSTTYMVCLSCASCIKSQCEHLTGKKDPRCATLFVIPTPETNTEGKIEVKLVLILSIPEAPFSSGLSSSMKENQSDEAPDDNPEGMEKIPEIFPTSESDILQGLNMKKKWLTLTLENRAINQQPQAVDWLFYVKKSNSQPQSQLPRPSSSSSSSSSSSGSSPSSSASSSSSSSSSSSSALPSSPSPSKHSSKPTHSRCGLAKVLSYHRLPPGVSWLEFIRSKDHQPHPGKRNQIQPPPPKKKPVRHSNKGKRKKGSNILLKFFHTKLQNEKS; encoded by the coding sequence ATGGTGCCATTAGCATATTATGATCAACAGTCTGTGCCTTTAGACCATTCTTGCCAGCCGACCACAGACAATTCATTAACATATGAATACACAGGTGAAAAACTAAATCAAATCAATAACCAACCTGTAGCGAAAACGCAATCTCTTAGCAGTCACCTTGCAGTACCTTCATTAAACTCTAGCAAGAAAGTTCATGAGTGTTCAATAttgccttcttccaggtctcaggtCATGATTTCACAAGGCTTCTATAACAGGGCCATGAAATCACCATTACCCCACCCCAAATATCAGCCCACACCTGCACTAGACTTTCACTGGAGAAGTCCCCTGCGGCCAACTTCTAGAGCACTTAACTCACATTTATCCCACCCCAAACCTCAGACAACACCTTCACCAGACTTCAACAAGACACCACCATCCCGGGAGCTCAGTCAAACAGTCCTGAGGTCACAATTACCTTTCCCCAGGTTTCAGAGTGCATCTTCAAATCTAGAACTTTGTTGGACATCACCTTCATTGAAGTCTAATCAAAGAGTTTCCAGTTCATCATTATCTCACCTCCAAAATCAAGAATCACCTTCGTTCAACAATGTCTGGACACCGTCTACTTTGGGACCCAATCAAAGAGCCTTCAGCTCAACGTTGCTTCAATCTAAATCTCAGAAAACTTCTTCATTAGATGGCCTTTGGGCCTCTTTATTGGAACACAATCAAAGATCTTTGAGTTCACCAGCACTCAGCGTCAAATCCCAAACAAATGAGTACCTTCGAACATCACCTTCTTTGGAGACCAACCAAATTACCATGAGTTCACTGTTACCTGATTCCAGACTTTCAAAAAAACCTGTAGTGATCTCTGATCCCAATGTTCTGAGTTTACCACTGTCCCATTCCAAATTAAGAAAACCATTATCACATTCCATCCATCAGTCTCAGAGTTTACCTTTGTTCCAGTCAAAATCTCAGAAAACAGTTGCCCTTGATCGTAACTTTCGGACTTTCAGCTCACCATTTTTTCACTCCAAATTTCAGGACACCACTTTACCAAATGACAAACATGGGGCCACAGATCTGCCATCACCTCCGCTCAAGCCAAATGTTTCAGGTCAATTATTACCAAACTCCAAATACTGCATCAGGAACATATCTTCTTCAACACTGAGTCGCAGACTCCAGAATAAAAGCagttttgatttttgtgcaaatacagaatcaaataaagaaattctgtGGACTTTAGACTGCAGCCAGCCCTGCATTGTTAAAGGTGGAACCGTCCCTGATGATGTTGTAAATAAAATTGTCAATTCTATCTCCAAGTCCAAAATCCAGAGGGATCTCTGTAGGCAGATTCTGTTTCGAAGGATGAGGGGAAGGCCAAATCCTCGTCCTGGTCCCCGCCTTTCAACAACTTACATGGTTTGTTTATCTTGTGCTTCCTGCATAAAATCTCAGTGTGAACATCTTACAGGAAAAAAAGACCCTCGTTGTGCAACACTCTTTGTCATCCCAACACCTGAGACTAATACTGAGGGAAAAATAGAGGTGAAATTGGTTCTTATTCTTTCTATACCCGAGGCTCCCTTCTCTTCTGGTCTCTCATCCTCTATGAAAGAAAATCAGTCTGATGAAGCACCTGATGACAACCCTGAAGGAATGGAGAAAATACCAGAGATTTTCCCCACATCTGAATCTGATATTCTCCAGGGccttaatatgaagaaaaaatggtTGACATTAACCCTTGAAAACAGAGCTATAAACCAACAGCCACAGGCTGTGGACTGGctcttttatgttaaaaaaagtAATTCTCAGCCACAATCCCAGCTCCCacggccttcttcttcttcctcctcctcttcttcctcctcaggctcttccccctcctcttctgcctcttcttcttcatcttcttcatcttcttcctcttctgcctTACCCTCTTCACCTTCTCCTTCCAAACATTCTAGCAAACCTACCCACTCACGTTGTGGACTTGCTAAGGTACTTAGTTACCACAGGTTGCCTCCAGGGGTCTCTTGGCTTGAGTTTATACGTAGTAAAGATCACCAACCACATCCTGGAAAACGAAATCAAATTCAACCACCACCTCCCAAAAAGAAACCCGTGAGGCATagtaacaaaggaaaaagaaaaaaggggtcAAACATATTGCTCAAGTTTTTCCATACAAAGCTTCAAAATGAGAAATCCTGA